A window of the Cheilinus undulatus linkage group 21, ASM1832078v1, whole genome shotgun sequence genome harbors these coding sequences:
- the LOC121503708 gene encoding matrix Gla protein: MRSLLQFVAVCAAVSLCICYESHESTESIEDLFVPPNRANSFITPQRPNVYVPTRGNNFNYYNMMRTIKSPAERRAEVCEDYSPCRFYAYRHGFQQAYQRFFGARVQPARPTVSRRY; the protein is encoded by the exons ATGAGGAGCCTGCTTCAGTTTGTGGCCGTCTgtgctgctgtctctctctgcatctgCTATG AGTCTCATGAAAGCACAGAATCCATTGAAG ATCTGTTTGTGCCGCCAAACAGAGCCAACTCCTTCATCACGCCGCAGAGGCCCAACGTATACGTCCCCACCAGAGGGAACAACTTCAACTATTACAACATGATGAG GACGATAAAGTCTCCAGCAGAGCGGCGTGCAGAGGTCTGCGAGGACTACTCCCCCTGTCGCTTCTACGCCTACCGTCACGGCTTCCAGCAGGCCTATCAGAGGTTCTTCGGCGCCCGAGTTCAGCCGGCGAGACCGACCGTGAGCCGTCGATACTGA